CCCGCCGGCAGCGTCACGACGAACGCCGCGCGGCCGCCGGCAAACTCGGCGCCGACGTTGCCGCCGTGCTTCTCCACGATGCGGCGCGCGATGGCCAGACCGAGCCCTCACCGCCCGGAGCTTCTCCCACGGTCCGCACCGTGATCTGCGGGTGCCCGTGCGCCTGCTCGAGGCGAACCTCGATGCACCCGCCGACGGGCGCGGCCATGGCGGCGGTGGCTAGCACGTTGGCGACCGCCCGCTGCAACCGATCCAGATCACCGACGAAGGCGGCGGCAGCAGGATCGAGCGTCGCCTCCACCCGAATCGCCCGGGCATCGACCGCCAGCCGGGCCACCGTGATCGCGTCCCGGATCAGCATGACGAGATCCAGCGGACGGAGATTCAGGCGGACCTTGCCGGTCATGACCTCCGAAACCTCCCGGAGGTCGTCGATGACTTGCACCTGCGCCAGCGCGTTGCGCTCGATCGCCTCGAGCGCACGCCGGCACGTGTCCTCGTTGAACGCGCGCGCTCGAAGCACGCGCGACCAGCTGAGGATCGCGGTCAGGGGCAGTCCGCAACTCGTGCGAGAGCATGGCCAGCAGCTCGTCGAGCCCGATGTCCGCCAGGGAATCCTTCTCCATGCCCAAGATCGCCTGACGATGCAAACAGCCTACCGACCGGGACGCGCGATTCGAATGTAACTCTTGCTCGGCCGTGGCCTCGAGCGCCCGCCGGCTACAGCTTCGGAGCGAGCTCAGAAGCGAATCGCTCGAGGTGGTCGAGCTCGTCGAAGACCGGATTGAGGAGGATCAGGCGGGCTCCACCGGCCATCACCCGCGCGAGCCCGTCGAGGCACTCCGGCCCGTCGCCCCAGACGGCCGCTTGCTCGGCCAGCGCGGGCCGGCCGTAGAAAGCGCCGAACCACTCGGCGAGCCGACGACCGGCCCGCCCGCGGTCGCGATCGACCGCGATGTAGACGCGCTTGCCGATCGGAAAGCGCGCCGGATCGCGTCCGGCCTGGGCGAGCAGTTGGCGGAGCGTTTTCACCTCTTCGGTGAACTGCGCCGTAGAGATCGAGCCGGCGCCGATGAAGCCGTCGCCCAGCTCGGCGGCGCGTTTGAGCGCGTTGGGATGGTGGGCCCCGAACCAGACGGGTGGGTGCGGCTTCTGCAGCGGCTTCGGCTCCATCGCCGCGTTCTCGAGCTTCCAGAAGGCGCCCGTGAACGTGACGCGCGGCGCGGTCCAGAGCAGCTTCATCACGCGGATGGACTCGGCGAAGCGCGCGGCCCGGCGTTCGGCGGTGATGCCGAAGGCGGGATAGATCTTGGCGTTGCCGCCCAGCCCGACGCCGACGATCAGGCGGCCGCCGCTCAGGTGGTCGAGCGTGGCCAGGCTCTTGGCCAAGTGCACGGGACTGCGGAGCGCCGTGAGCAGAACCGCCGCGCCCAGGCGCAGGCGCTCGGTGACCGCCGCCGCGTAGGCGAGGAGCTCCACGGGCTCCAGGCTCGGAATTCCTCCGAGGATCTGCTCGACGACCCAGGCGCTCCCGAAGCCGAGGGCCTCGGCGCGGCCGAGGAATTCCCGGAGGCGCGGCTGATCGATCTGCCCTTCGGGAAACGTCTGGGGAATCGCGACGGCCAGCTCGACGCGCGTGCTCACTCTCGCACCTATTTTTCTATAGGCTCGCCTCGGACGCCGGGGCCCCAGCCCCTGGCCGCCCTGCGGCTCGCACGACCTTACTTAGGCTCGCCTCGGACGCCGGGGCCCCAGCCCCTGGCCGCCCTGCGGCTCGCACGACCTTGCTTAGGCTCGCCTCGGACGCCGGGGCCCCAGCCCCTGGCCGCCCTGCGGCTCGCACGACCACCGTCGATCACGAGACGCGCGCATCGTACCATACGTGACCGGCACCTGGTGGCGCAGGCCCACCGGACGTGACTCGAGTGGAGGTCAAGCACATGAAACGTCGACGACTGACGCCCAGGGAAACCGCGTTCCTCCAGCGGGAACGGGTCATCCGTGTTGCCACCGTGGGCCGCGACGGCACGCCGTGGGTCGTGCCCGTTTGCCACGCGGTCGAGCGTGGGGCCATCTACTTCGGCAGCGACAAGGACGGCCGGAAGGTGCGGAACATCGTGAAGACGAAGCGCGTGAGCCTGGTCGCCGACCGCTACAGCGACAACTGGGGGCGTCTGCGCGGCGTGGCCGTGGCGGGGCGGGGCGAGATCCTCACGCGCGGCCCGGCCTTCGCGCGCGCCGTGCGGCTGCTCTACCGGAAGTACCGGCAGTACGAGAAGGTGGCGGCGCTCGAGCCCGGGGAGTCCGTCATCGTGCGCGTGCGACCCAGCCAGGTCATGAGCTGGAATTACGCGCAGTGATATAGTGAGCCCGCCGATCATCACCCCAGGAGAACCCTGATGAGCGCCGTCAAGGACGACATCGCCAAGGCCGTGGACCGCCTGGCCGACGACCTCGAGCGCCTGTCCCGCAAGATCCACGACAATCCTGAGCTGGGCTACCAGGAGGTGAAGGCGTCCGGCTGGCTGGCCGAGTTCCTGGCCGCCCAGGGCTTCAAGGTGGAGCGCGGCGTGGCCGGGGTCGAAACGGCGTTCCGGGCGACGATCGAGACGGGCGAGGGACCCACGATCGCCATCCTGTGCGAGTACGACGCCCTTCCCGGCATCGGCCACGCCTGCGGTCACAACGTGATCGCCGCCGCCGGGGCGGGCGCCGGCGCCGCGCTGGCGGCCCTGAAGCAGCAGCTCCCGCAGGGCCGCATCCAGGTGGTCGGCACGCCCGCGGAGGAAGGCGGCGGCGGCAAGGTCCGGCTCGTCCACGGCGGGGTCTTCAAGGGCGTGGACGCCGCGATGATGATCCACGGCTGGGACAAGTGGATCTCCCACCAGGATCTACTCGGCATCGTGCGGGTGGGCTTCGAGTTCACCGGCCGGGCCGCCCACGCCTCGGCGGACCCCTGGGAGGGCGTCAACGCGCTCGACGCCGTCATCCAGACCTTCAACAACGTCAGCATGCTCCGCCAGCAGGTGAGGCCCGAGTACCGCATCCACGGCATCATCACGCACGGCGGCGCCGCGCCGAACATCATCCCGGAGTTCGCGGCCGCGACCTTCTACGTGCGCGCGCCGAAGCTCGACGAGATGTGGGCGCTCCACCGGCGGGTGGTCGCCGGCGCCGAGGGCGCCGCCAAGGCCACCGGCTGCACGCTCAAGGTCGTCGAGCAGGACAACACCTACGAGCCCATGAAGCGCAACCAGACGCTGCTGGACGCCTTCCGGGCGAACATGGCGCGGCTCGGGCTCCTGGAAGCTCCCGCGGTGAAGGACCGGCTGGGCTCGTCCGACGTCGGCAACGTCAGCCAAGTCGTCCCCACCATCCAGCCGCTCGTCAAGATCGCGCCGGACGGCACGCCCATCCACTCTCGCGCCTTCGAAGCCGCCGCCGTCAGCCCGCTGGCCCGTCAGGGCCTGCTGGCCGCCGCCAAGGTCATGGCGATGACGGCGCTCGATCTCCTGGCCGAGCCCGGCCTGCTGGCCCGAGCCCACCAGGAGTTCGCGGCGCCGAAATGAGCGCTCCTGTGTCAACCCAAACGTCCGCCGACTCCATCAAGCCCAAGATCGCCGAGGCGGTTGATCGCCTCGCCGACCAGCTGGAAGCCCTATCGCACCAGATCCACGACCATCCCGAGCTCGCGTTCAAGGAGGAGAAGGCCCACGCCTGGCTCACCGAGTTCCTCGAAAAGCAGGGCGTGCGCGTCGAGCGCGGCGTCGGCGGCCTGCCGACCGCCTTCCGGGCGACCCTCCCCGGGACCGGGGCGGGGCCCACCATCGCCATCCTGTGCGAGTACGACGCGTTGCCCGGCATCGGGCATGCCTGCGGCCACAACGTCATCGCCACCGCCGGCGCCGGGGCCGGCGCGGCGCTGGCGCGCGCGCTGGGGACGCTGCCGTTCCCCGGTCAGATCCAGGTGATCGGCACGCCGGCGGAGGAAGGCGGCGCGGGAAAGGTGAAGCTGCTGGAGGCGGGCGTGTTCCGAGGCGTGGACGCCGCGATGATGATCCACGGCCGCTGCGGCACCCGGGTCTGGCGTCCAAGCCTGGGCATCATCAAGGTCGAGGCCGAATTCTTCGGCAAGGCGGCCCATGCCTCGTCCTGGCCGTGGCGCGGCGTGAACGCGCTGAACGCGGTCATCCAGCTCTTCGTGGCCATGGACGCGATGCGCCAGCAGCTCCGTCCCGACGCGCGCGTGCACGGCATCATCAGCCAGGGCGGGGCCCAGCCCAACATCATTCCCGAATACGCGAGCGCGGAGTTTTACCTGCGCTCGCTGGACAAGGCGTACTGCTACGAGTTGCTCCGCCGCTTCCAGGCCTGCTGCGAGGGCGCCGCGGCGGCGACGGGCTGCCAGGTGAAGGTGACCCCGGAGCCCACCGTTCACGAGCCGCTCAAGCCGAACGTCACGATGGCGCGTCTGTTCGCCAGGAACCTCGAGCTGATCGACTGCCCGGAGGATCCCGAGGACGGCCAGGCCGGCTACGGCTCGACCGACTGCGGCAACGTCAGCCAGGTCATCCCCACGATCCATCCCTACGTCCGGATCTCGCCGGACGGTGTGCCAGGCCACTCGCGCGAGTTCGCCGAGTGGGCGCGCTCGCCGCTGGCCCGCGCCGGGATGCTGGCCGGGGCCAAGGCGCTGGCGATGACGGCCCTCGATCTGCTGGCCTCGCCCCCCGTCCTCCACCAGGCCCAGGAAGACTTCTCACGCGGAGGAGGCATGTCATGACAGCGCTGAGCCTGCTGGCCGTCCTCTCGCTCCTCGCCGCCGGCTGCGCGGGCATGATGCAGCCCACAGTTGCGACCGCGACCGCGCAGCTCAAGAATGCCACCGGCGACGTGGTCGGCACCGCCACCTTCACCGAGGTCAGCGGCGGCGTGCGCATCGTGCTGGAGACGCGCGGCCTGCCGGCGGGCGAGAAGGGTGTGCACATCCACGAGGTCGGCCAGTGCGACCCGCCGGCGTTCACCTCGGCGGGCGGGCACTTCAATCCCGGCAAGCGGCAGCACGGGCTGCAGAATCCCCAGGGGCCGCACGCCGGCGATCTACCGAACATCACCATCGCCGCCGACGGCACCGGTCGCCTGGAGACCACGACGAACCGCGTCACGCTGAGTGGCGGCGACACCTGGCTCCTCGACGCCGACGGCAGCGCCCTGGTCGTCCACGCGGCGCCGGACGACTTCAAGACGGACCCCACCGGCAACAGCGGCGCGCGGATCGCCTGCGGCGTGATCGGTCGCGGCCAGTCCGCGTCGCGCCCGGAGCCGCCCCGGGCGCGACCCCTGATGGGCGGGTACTAGGCGTCCGGTCGGAGGTACGTCACCGTGTGGTGCGTCAGCAGTCGCCCCTGGCTAGCCACGCACTCCGCGACGCCATAGATCATGCGCCGTCCCAGCTTGAGGATCCTGGCCGTGCAGAGGAAGTCCTCGCGCCGGGCGGGGCTGAGAAACGTCGTCTTCAGCTCGGCGGTGACCGACCGGTCGTCCGGCCCCAGCCTCGTCGCGATCGCGAGCCACATGGCGATGTCCGCCGCCGCCATGAAGGCCGGCCCGCCGACGAGTCCCCCGGGCCGCTCGAGACCGGCCCGGAACGGGACCTGCACGGTGCACTCGCCGTCCCCAAAGGCGTGAAGCCTGAAGTCGTAGTCGCGGGCAAAGACCGCCTGCGCCATCAACTCCCGCAGCTCACCCTCGGTCGCGGCGAGCGTCACAGGGCCGCCCGGACCTTCTTGGCCTGGTTGAGATGATCGAGCGCGTGCAGGCGCCAGACGATGGCGTACGCCTTCCAGTCCAGCTCCTCCACCCAGTGGAGCGGGACCAATTCCCCCCCGTCGCGCGGCACGTTGACGACCATGACCAGCGGCGCCCGAGCCTCGGTCTGGAAGTCCTCGCGGACGCGGGCGAGCGTGTCGACGATGTCGCCATGGACGCGTTTCAGCTCGCTGCGCAGCCACGGCCACGGGCGCAGCAGGGGCGCCTTGGACTGGAGGCTGGCCGGGATCGGCTCCCCCGGCGGGCGCTGGCCAGCCAGCAAGCA
This portion of the Candidatus Methylomirabilota bacterium genome encodes:
- a CDS encoding LLM class flavin-dependent oxidoreductase; the encoded protein is MSTRVELAVAIPQTFPEGQIDQPRLREFLGRAEALGFGSAWVVEQILGGIPSLEPVELLAYAAAVTERLRLGAAVLLTALRSPVHLAKSLATLDHLSGGRLIVGVGLGGNAKIYPAFGITAERRAARFAESIRVMKLLWTAPRVTFTGAFWKLENAAMEPKPLQKPHPPVWFGAHHPNALKRAAELGDGFIGAGSISTAQFTEEVKTLRQLLAQAGRDPARFPIGKRVYIAVDRDRGRAGRRLAEWFGAFYGRPALAEQAAVWGDGPECLDGLARVMAGGARLILLNPVFDELDHLERFASELAPKL
- a CDS encoding pyridoxamine 5'-phosphate oxidase family protein, giving the protein MKRRRLTPRETAFLQRERVIRVATVGRDGTPWVVPVCHAVERGAIYFGSDKDGRKVRNIVKTKRVSLVADRYSDNWGRLRGVAVAGRGEILTRGPAFARAVRLLYRKYRQYEKVAALEPGESVIVRVRPSQVMSWNYAQ
- a CDS encoding M20 family metallopeptidase, which translates into the protein MSAVKDDIAKAVDRLADDLERLSRKIHDNPELGYQEVKASGWLAEFLAAQGFKVERGVAGVETAFRATIETGEGPTIAILCEYDALPGIGHACGHNVIAAAGAGAGAALAALKQQLPQGRIQVVGTPAEEGGGGKVRLVHGGVFKGVDAAMMIHGWDKWISHQDLLGIVRVGFEFTGRAAHASADPWEGVNALDAVIQTFNNVSMLRQQVRPEYRIHGIITHGGAAPNIIPEFAAATFYVRAPKLDEMWALHRRVVAGAEGAAKATGCTLKVVEQDNTYEPMKRNQTLLDAFRANMARLGLLEAPAVKDRLGSSDVGNVSQVVPTIQPLVKIAPDGTPIHSRAFEAAAVSPLARQGLLAAAKVMAMTALDLLAEPGLLARAHQEFAAPK
- a CDS encoding M20 family metallopeptidase encodes the protein MSTQTSADSIKPKIAEAVDRLADQLEALSHQIHDHPELAFKEEKAHAWLTEFLEKQGVRVERGVGGLPTAFRATLPGTGAGPTIAILCEYDALPGIGHACGHNVIATAGAGAGAALARALGTLPFPGQIQVIGTPAEEGGAGKVKLLEAGVFRGVDAAMMIHGRCGTRVWRPSLGIIKVEAEFFGKAAHASSWPWRGVNALNAVIQLFVAMDAMRQQLRPDARVHGIISQGGAQPNIIPEYASAEFYLRSLDKAYCYELLRRFQACCEGAAAATGCQVKVTPEPTVHEPLKPNVTMARLFARNLELIDCPEDPEDGQAGYGSTDCGNVSQVIPTIHPYVRISPDGVPGHSREFAEWARSPLARAGMLAGAKALAMTALDLLASPPVLHQAQEDFSRGGGMS
- a CDS encoding superoxide dismutase family protein; the encoded protein is MTALSLLAVLSLLAAGCAGMMQPTVATATAQLKNATGDVVGTATFTEVSGGVRIVLETRGLPAGEKGVHIHEVGQCDPPAFTSAGGHFNPGKRQHGLQNPQGPHAGDLPNITIAADGTGRLETTTNRVTLSGGDTWLLDADGSALVVHAAPDDFKTDPTGNSGARIACGVIGRGQSASRPEPPRARPLMGGY
- a CDS encoding PaaI family thioesterase, whose translation is MTLAATEGELRELMAQAVFARDYDFRLHAFGDGECTVQVPFRAGLERPGGLVGGPAFMAAADIAMWLAIATRLGPDDRSVTAELKTTFLSPARREDFLCTARILKLGRRMIYGVAECVASQGRLLTHHTVTYLRPDA
- a CDS encoding DinB family protein, whose protein sequence is MDHEAEARQKAREYLRARGTLVAPSAIQERVAAAFAALESFLDSVPPEMVARRPIAGEWTIQEVVDHLVETHRPGLDELRCLLAGQRPPGEPIPASLQSKAPLLRPWPWLRSELKRVHGDIVDTLARVREDFQTEARAPLVMVVNVPRDGGELVPLHWVEELDWKAYAIVWRLHALDHLNQAKKVRAAL